One window from the genome of Dermacentor variabilis isolate Ectoservices unplaced genomic scaffold, ASM5094787v1 scaffold_13, whole genome shotgun sequence encodes:
- the LOC142566594 gene encoding uncharacterized protein LOC142566594, translating to MPDREQGRVHRFRDHVVSGVNWRPTRFVDEVPSSRVCGLCRMIPKRMVLLPCSHALCQSCHSASLEGSVGRCPLDREAFEEGECVGYEFPARKANTVKVYCWNGAHGCEYTGTMDRMLQHYENECASHTVECLRCGEGVQHKDLPRHYVNGCRAGVSSAITETSQPTALTLQDLNTALEDVKAMLGCLNHDQLLPVIQSQLNELTEQVRKQEARFAEITRELGACEHNLAGEMDQISAAISSTVSHQRTSQQNPLEEASTSRSLSLHSGQDEIRRECEHLAHLEQSRQTSPKPDSSSVIAHCGSIFCDVRRLTSALSIPERIKVYGCVEYLLTVENFEEIIQCQEGFKQFAEIKVRHMKDTYFTIAVWKYGGSAAELVLKIQFNGMLVDSKCWPPFWSVYAMHPKIFNERSLTPAAEPCFCNHDDPSLLHFHLQFAADIASLENDGYLRDGKVDFGISLSESKMDGGIRGAP from the exons ATGCCGGATCGTGAACAGGGACGAGTGCACCGTTTTCGCGACCATGTCGTCTCCGGCGTCAACTGGCGACCGACGCGGTTCGTCGACGAAGTTCCCAGTTCACGTGTGTGCGGCCTCTGCCGCATGATCCCCAAACGGATGGTGCTGTTGCCGTGCTCGCACGCTCTGTGCCAATCTTGCCACTCAGCCAGTCTCGAAGGGAGCGTCGGTCGGTGTCCGTTGGATCGAGAGGCATTCGAAGAAGGGGAGTGCGTCGGTTATGAATTCCCGGCCAGGAAAGCGAACACCGTGAAG GTGTACTGCTGGAACGGAGCGCACGGCTGCGAGTACACGGGCACCATGGACCGCATGCTGCAACACTACGAGAACGAATGCGCATCTCACACCGTGGAATGTTTGCGATGCGGCGAGGGAGTCCAGCACAAAGACCTGCCAAGGCACTACGTGAACGGATGCAGGGCCGGTGTTTCTTCAGCGATCACAGAGACATCGCAACCTACAGCACTGACCCTTCAAGACTTGAACACTGCCCTTGAAGACGTGAAGGCCATGTTGGGATGCCTTAACCACGACCAGCTGCTGCCAGTGATTCAGAGTCAGTTGAATGAGCTGACAGAACAAGTCAGAAAACAGGAAGCCAGGTTTGCCGAGATCACTCGCGAGCTCGGGGCATGCGAGCACAATTTAGCGGGCGAGATGGATCAAATCAGCGCCGCAATTTCCTCGACCGTGTCGCACCAGCGGACGTCTCAGCAAAATCCATTGGAAGAAGCCAGCACGTCGAGGTCGCTGTCGTTGCACTCGGGACAAGATGAGATACGTCGAGAGTGTGAACACTTAGCCCACCTGGAACAGTCGCGGCAAACTTCCCCGAAGCCTGATTCCAGCTCTGTCATTGCTCATTGTGGATCTATTTTCTGTGACGTTCGGCGGTTGACCAGTGCGCTATCGATACCCGAGCGCATTAAAGTATATGGGTGCGTGGAATATCTGCTGACCGTGGAAAACTTTGAGGAAATCATTCAGTGCCAGGAAGGCTTCAAACAGTTTGCCGAGATTAAGGTGCGGCACATGAAGGACACGTACTTTACCATTGCCGTTTGGAAGTACGGCGGTTCTGCAGCTGAGCTCGTTCTGAAGATCCAGTTTAACGGGATGCTGGTGGACTCTAAGTGTTGGCCGCCTTTCTGGAGCGTGTACGCGATGCATCCAAAAATATTCAATGAACGTTCGTTGACTCCCGCTGCCGAGCCTTGTTTCTGCAACCACGATGACCCCTCACTGCTCCACTTCCACCTCCAATTTGCTGCAGACATTGCCTCGCTGGAAAATGACGGCTACCTCCGAGACGGAAAGGTAGACTTCGGTATCTCGCTCAGCGAAAGTAAGATGGACGGTGGGATCAGAGGAGCACCCTAA